A region from the Acomys russatus chromosome 24, mAcoRus1.1, whole genome shotgun sequence genome encodes:
- the Qrfp gene encoding orexigenic neuropeptide QRFP — MRSLRSLLYFLLLPLSACFPLLDRTGPTDVGDIGTRMSWAHLAEGHRPHSVQDPSQWPRVPQPQGLLVVAKELRASRREHTGFRLGRQDGGSEATGFLPTDSEKASGPLGTLAEELSSYSRRKGGFSFRFGR, encoded by the coding sequence ATGAGGAGCCTCCGCTCTTTGCTGTACTTCCTCCTGCTGCCACTGAGTGCCTGCTTTCCCCTGCTGGACAGAACAGGACCCACAGATGTCGGTGACATCGGAACCAGGATGAGCTGGGCCCACCTGGCTGAGGGACACAGACCCCACTCAGTGCAAGATCCTTCCCAGTGGCCGAGAGTACCGCAGCCACAGGGCCTGCTTGTGGTGGCCAAGGAGCTGCGGGCCTCACGCAGGGAGCACACCGGCTTCCGCCTAGGGAGGCAAGATGGCGGCAGCGAGGCTACTGGGTTCCTGCCTACTGACTCTGAGAAGGCCAGCGGCCCCCTGGGGACTCTGGCAGAGGAGCTTAGCAGCtacagtaggaggaaagggggcTTCAGCTTCCGCTTTGGCCGGTGA